In Meiothermus sp. QL-1, the sequence GGGGGTAGGAAAGATGGGCACCCTGGCCGCCCGCAGCCTGGCTGCCTTGCCCGGGGTAGAGCTCTGGCTGGTGAACCGCACCCCCGAAAGGGCGCAGGCGCTGGCCGAGGAGCTGGGAGGGCGTTGCATGGCGTTGGAGGTTTTTCTGGCCTCCCCGCCCTCCCTGGACGCGGTGGTCGCGGCCACCCCGGTGGCGGGGCTTCTGGGATGGGCCTTCTTCCGCCGGCAGCCAGGGCTAAAGGCGGTGGTGGACCTGGGCATGCCCAAGAACGTGGTGGCCGAGGCCGTGGGGGAAGCGGTGCTTTTCGATTTGGAGCATTTGCAGCGGCTGGGTGAGGAGCGCCGGGCCCGCCTCAAGGCTGATCTGGCTCGAGCCGAGGGGATCGTGCTCGAGGAAGTGGAGCAGGTGGTGGCCGAGTGGGCTGAGCGGGCCATCGCCCCCGCTATAGCCCGGATGCGCGCAGCCTACCGCCGCACCCTGGAGGAGCTGGTGGGGGAGCTGGTGGAGCCCGAGCTTCTGGACCGGCTGGCCCACCGTTTCGCCCACTTCCCCGTAAAGGGCCTGCGGGGGCTGGCCCGCCGGCATGGAACCGAAGCGGCCCAGACCTTTCTAGAGGCTGCTGGCCTTGTGGAGGTAGGACATGAGTAGGGTGCGCCTGGCCACGCGGGGCAGCCGGCTGGCCCTCCTGCAGGCGGGCTGGGTCGCGGAGCGCCTCCGTCAACAGGGGGTAGAGGTCGAGCTGGTGGTGGTGGAGACCCAGGGCGACCGGGAGCGGCTGCCTTTTGCCCAGATGCAGGGCCAGGGTTTTTTCACCAAGGCCGTGCAGGAGGCTGTGTTGCGGGGCCAGGCCGATATGGCGGTGCACTCCTACAAGGACCTGCCGAGCGCCCGCCCGGAGGGGCTGGTGATTGCGGCTGTCCCCTCACGCGAGGACCCTCGGGAGCTGCTCTTAGCGCGGCCAGAGGTGGTGGATGAGGCAGCCCCTGGCCTGCCTCTGTGCAAGGGGGTGCGGGTGGGAAGCAGTGCAGCCCGCCGCCAGGCCCAGCTTCGTGCCCTGCGGCCCGACCTGGAACCGGTGGAGCTGCGCGGCAACGTGCCCACCCGTGTCGAGAAGCTCGCTAGGGGCGAGTATGGGGCCATTCTGCTGGCCTACGCGGGGGTGCGCCGGCTGGGGCTGGACTTAAGTCCCTTTTTCGCCCGGGTGTTGCCCCCTACCCTGTGGGTACCGGCCCCGGCCCAGGGCGCGCTGGCGCTGGAGTGCCGCCAGGACGATGAAAAGATGAAAGCCCTGCTGAAGCCCCTGGACGATCCCCAGGCCCGCAGAACCGTGGCTGCTGAGCGGGGGCTTATGGCGCGGCTGGCGGGGGGGTGTCAGCTGGCCCTAGGCGCCTACGCCCGCGAGCTGGCGGAGGGCCTGGAGCTTTGCGCCTGGTACGCGGGCCGGCTCTACCAAGCCCAGGGCTCCAGCCCGGAGGTGGTGGCCCAGGCCGTCTTCGAGCAGATTCGCCAGGAGAACCCGGAGGTGGCATGCGCATCGCCCTGACCCAGTCCGAAGGCCGTCTGGCTGGTTTAGAAGAGCGGCTTGCCGCCCTGGGGCTCGAGGTGCTCCGGGTGCCGCTGGTGGCCACCCAGAGTCTTTCCGCCGACCTCTCACCCCTCGAGGACTGCCCCTGGTGGCTCTTCACCAGTGCAGCGGCGGTCGAAGGGGTAAGGGCGAACGGGGCAAGCCTGGGGGGCCGCCTTCTGGGGGCGGTGGGCCAGGCCACCCGGCGGGCTTTGGAGGAGGCCGGGGGACAGGTGGGGTTGGTTGCCCCATTGGAGAACGCAAAGAGCCTGGCCGAGGCCTTTTTAGCCCGGCGCCCTTCGGGCCCGGTGGGCTGGCCCCGGGGCCGCCGGGCGGGGCCTCTTCTGGAAGAGCGGCTTAGGGCTGCGGGCTACCTTGTGCGCAGCGTGGTGGTCTACGAAACCCGCACCCTGGCCTGGCCCCAGGGGCTGCCCGCGCCCGACTTAGTCCTTCTGGCCAGCCCCTCGGCGGTGGAGGCCCTGCCCGAGGCGATAGGCCGCAGCGCCCGCTGCCTGGCCATAGGGCCTGCTACCGCCAGGGCGCTGGCGGCGCGGGGGCTGGCCCATACCCTTTTGCCCAGGCCCAGCGTGGAAGCCGTTTTGGAGGCGGTGCGCTGTTTTCGAGGTGACCCATGCTCGACCTAAAACCCCCTGAAACCCTTTTAGAGCTTCCCGTCCGGCCCCGTCGGCTGCGCCAGAGCGCTGTCTTGCGCGAAAGCGTGGCCGAGACCCACCTGCGCCCCGCCGACTTCATCCTGCCCTTTTTCGTTACCCCGGGCCAGAAGGTGGCCGAGCCTATTGCTGCTCTGCCAGGGGTCTACCGCCACAGCGTGGATGGCTTTTTGCGCCAGGCCGAGCGAGCCCTCGGGCTTGGGGTCAGGTCGCTCCTTCTATTCGGGGTTCTGCCCGAGGCGGCCAAAGACCCCTTGGGGCGAAGCGCAGCCGACCCTGCCGGCCCTGTGCCCCAGGCCATTCGCGCGGCGCGGGCGGCCTTTGGGGAGGAGGTGGTGATCTACACCGATGTCTGCCTTTGCGCCCACACCACCCACGGCCACTGCGGGGTGCTGAAGGAAACCCCACGGGGGGTGCGGATCGACAACGACGCCTCTTTGCAGCGGCTCGCGGCCATGGCCCTGGCCCACGCCGAGGCCGGGGCCGACTTCGTGGCTCCATCGGACATGATGGATGGGCGGGTGGCCTATCTCCGGCGGGCCCTCGACCAGGCGGGCTACAGCGAGGTGGGCATCCTCTCCTACGCCGTCAAGTACGCCAGCGCCTTCTACGGCCCTTTCCGCGAGGCGGCCAAAAGCGCCCCCAGCTTTGGCGACCGCAAGACCTACCAGATGGACATCCGCAACGCCCGGGAGGCCCTGCGCGAGGCTGCGCTTGATGAGACTGAGGGGGCCGACATGCTCATGGTCAAGCCGGCTTTGGCCTACCTGGACATCCTGGCCCGGCTGCGCCCCCAGACCCAACTGCCTCTGGTGGCCTACCAGGTGAGCGGGGAGTACGCCATGCTCAAGGCCGCGGCCCGGGCTGGGGCCCTGGACGAGGCTTTGGCGGTGCGGGAGACCCTTTTGGCCATCAAGCGGGCTGGGGCTGACCTGATTGTGAGCTACTACGCCTTGGAGGCTTTCGAGTTAGGGTGGCTTTAGTTGGCGATGCGGCGCTTTTTTTTCCAACATCGGGTCTGGCTGGCCTTTGGCCTGGTGGTGGGCTTTTTGCTGGTCCAGGTGACCTGGTGGCTCACCTTCCAGCGCAACTACATCCAGCAGAACATCGAGTACGCCGAGACCGCCTGGCTGCAGGAGGCCGCCTTGGTGCAGAGGCTCTGGGCCGCCACCGCTCCCGAGGAGCGCCCGGCTCTCCTGGCTGAGCTCAAAGAGGCCTTTCCCCACCTCGAGGTCGATGGGGAAAGGGTTTACGTGAGGCCCGAGCGGCTGGCGGCCTACCGGGCTGAGCAGATGCGCTATTTGCGCATGTTCGCCTTTGAGGGGCCGGTCTTCCTGCTGGTGATGCTTTTGGGGCTTTACCTCATTGGCCGGAGCCTTCGGCGCGAGCATGAGTACAAGCGGCGCCAACAGAACTTTCTGATGGCCGCCTCGCACGAGTTCCGCACCCCCCTGAGCACCCTGCGCCTTTTGGCCCAGACCCTGCAGATGCGCGAGCTGCCCCGGGAAAAAGCGCTTTCCTACCTGACCCACATGACCCACGAGATAGACCGTCTGGAGGACCTGACCGAGCGCCTTCTGGCCACCTCGAGGCTGGCCCAGGGGCTGGGCCGGGTGGAGCCCCGGCTGGAGGACCTGAACCAGGCCGTGGGGCGCTGCTTGGCCCGGCAGCAAAGCGCCCTCCAGGCTCGGGGGGCCACCCTTTACTTCGAGCCGGCTCCCCTCCCCCTTCCGGTGGCCCTTGACCCCGAGGCCTTTGCTTTGGTGCTTTCCAACCTGCTCGAGAATGCAGTGAAGTATAGCCCCGGCCCGGAAAAACCGGTCTGGGTGCGCCTGCGGGCCGATAGGGGCCAGGCGGTGCTGGAGGTGGAGGACCGAGGGGTGGGCCTGCCCAAAGGAGAGCTGGAGCAGATCTTCGAGCCCTTCTACCGGGTGGGGGACGAGGCCACCCGCCGCACACGGGGGCTGGGCCTGGGGCTTTACCTGGTGAAGAGCCTCACCGAGCTGCTGGGGGGGCGGGTGCGGGCCGAGGCCTTGCCCGAGGGCAGCCGCTTCGTGCTGAGCTTTCCGCTGGGGGCCCTGGATGCGGCCCTGGAGAGGAGGCCCGCGTGAGGTCCAAGGTGCTGTTGGTAGAGGACGAGCCGGCGCTGGCCGCCGCTTTGGCCGACAACCTGGAGGGGGAGGGCTACGTGGTGGAGGTGGCCCCGGACGGCCCCACAGCCCTTGCTCGCTGGGCCGACTGGAACCCCGACCTGGTGGTGCTGGATGTGATGCTTCCGGGGGTGAATGGGCTTCAGGTTTGCCAGCGGATGCGGGCTTTGGGCCACACCACCCCGGTGCTCTTCCTCTCGGCCAAAGGGGCCCCTGAGGAACGGGTGGAGGGGCTGCGGGTGGGGGGCGACGACTACCTGGCCAAACCCTTCCACCTGCCGGAGTTTTTGCTCCGGGTAAAAAACCTCCTGCGCCGCCGGGCCGAGGCCCCCATGGCCTACGAGTTCGGCGGCCACCGCATCGACTTTCGCTCCTGGACAGTCCACCTCAAGGACGGCCGCAAGGAGGCCTTGAGCGAGCGCGAGATGGCCATCCTCCGCCTGCTCATCGAGCGCGCCGGGGAGGTGGTGAGCCGCGACGAGATTCTGGACCGGGTCTGGGGCCAGGAGGTCTTTCCCAGCAGCCGCACCATCGACAACTTCGTGCTGCGCCTGAGGCGAATCTTCGAACCCGACCCGGCCCATCCGGTGCACTTCCACACCGTCTGGGGGGTGGGCTACCGCTTCACCCCCGAGCCCGAGTTCACATCCAAGGAGCCCGCGTGACAGAAGCTCGAACAACCGCCAGCCTCTTTCTTCGCGCCCTGCTGGGGGAAGACACCCCCCGGGCCCCCATCTGGCTCATGCGCCAGGCTGGGCGTTACCTGCCTGAGTACCGGGCCATCAAGGAGAAGGCCACCTTCTGGGAGATGGTGCGCACCCCTGAGCTGGCCGCGGAGATCACCCTCCAGCCCCTGTGCCGCTTTTCGCTGGACGCGGCCATCCTCTTCAGCGACATCATGACCCCCCTGCCGGCCATGGGCCTGCGCATCGAGTTCAATCCGGGCCCGGTGGTGGCCGAGCCGCTGCGAACCCCAGCCCAGCTCGAGGCCCTGGAGGTGCCCGAGGCCGAGGCCATCGCGCCCTTTGTGGCCGAGGCCATCCGGCTGGTGCGCAAGGAGCTCGGCGGCAAGCCCGTGGCCCTCATCGGCTTTGGCGGGGCGCCCCTGACCCTGGCCGCCTACCTGGTGCAGGGGGCCGGGTCCAAAGACTTCGAGGACTTTCGGGCCTTTTTGCGCCAGGAGCCCCGGTTGGCCCACCGCCTGCTGGAAAAGCTCACCCTGCTCTCCATCCGCTACCTGCGGATGCAGGCGGCGGCGGGGGCGGAGGCCATCCAGCTTTTCGATACCTGGGCCGGCCTGCTCGACCCCGAGGCCTACCGCACCTTCGCCCTGCCCTACCACCGGCGGGTGCTGGAGGCGCTGGAAGTGCCCCGGCTCTATCTGGCGGTGGGGGCCAGCCACCTCTACCCCCTCGTGGCCGAGCTGCCCTGCGAAGGGGTGAGCGTGGACTGGCGGCTGCCCCTAAGCCAGGTGCGCCCCCTTTTCCCCGGTCGCGCCCTGCAGGGCAACCTCGACCCCGCGGTGCTCCTGGCTCCACCGGAGGTCATTGCCCAGGAGGCCCGCAGGGTGCTCCAGGCTGGCCTGGGAGGGGCCCACATCTTCAACCTAGGCCACGGCCTTTTGCGCACCACCCCCCCTGAGCATGTGGCCCACCTGGTGGAGGTGGTGCACGCCTTTGACCGGCGTTCGGAGGTGCTATGAGCGAGAAAGAGACGCGCGAATACAGGGAAAAGGAAACCCGGCGTATGGTAGACCTGGACCCGGCAGGGCTTCTGAGCCGCAAGGCCCCCGACCGGGCCAAGCGGCAGTTCATGAACTACGCCTTCTTCAAGCTAGACCCGGCCTTTCGCCGACAGGGCCGTGAGGCCATCGAGCAGGCCAAGGCCGAGTTCGCCGAGGTATGCGAGCGCTGGGCGAAGCGGGGTGAGGGCTTCATCCTGCGCACCTACAGCCTGGTGGGCCTCAGGGCCGACGTGGACTTCATGCTCTGGCGCATCAGCTTCAATGTGCCCGACTTCCAGGCCATGCAGCGCGAGCTGAACCGCACCGCTCTGGCCGCCTACCTGCACCAGCCCTACTCGTTTCTCTCCATGCAGAAACGCTCGCTCTACGTGGACCGCTTCAACCCCGAGGGGGAGGGGGTGGAGTTGTTGCCGGGGCAGGGGCGCTACCTGTTCGTCTACCCCTTCATCAAGACCAGGGCCTGGTACAACCTCTCCCCCCAGGCCCGCCAGGGCATGATGGACGAGCACATCTACGTCTCGGCCCCGTTCACCGGGGTCACCCTCAACACCTCCTACTCCTATGGCATCGACGACCAGGAGTTCGTGGTGGCCTTCGATTCCGACTACCCCCAGGAGTTTTTGGACCTGGTCCACCGTCTGCGCTTTACCGAGGCCAGCCAGTACACCCTGAAGGACACCCCCATGTTCACCTGCCTGCGCAAGGAGATTCGGGAGGTTCTGGACGATCTGGCCTGAAGCGAGGTGTGCGGATGAACGTGCTTTTGATGGCCTACGGCACCCCCTACCGGCCTGAGGAGATTGGGCCCTACTACACCGATATCCGGCGCGGGCGGCCCCCCAGCCCGGAGCTTTTGGCCGAACTCGAGGCGCGCTACCAGCAGATTGGCCGAAGCCCCCTGAACGAGATTACCTTCGCCCAGGCGGTGCGGCTCGAGGCGGCCCTGAACGCCAGCCTGCCGCTCTACCCCAGGCCCTTTCAGGTCCCCCCCGGCCCCAGGGTCCGGGGCCCGGCCAGGGTCTACGTGGGCACCAAGCACTGGCACCCTTTCATCGCCGAGGCGGTGCGGGCCATGGCCGAGGACGGGGTGAGGCAGGCGGTGGGCATCGTGGCCGCCCCGCACTACTCCGCCCGCAGCATCGCCGAGTACCGCGAGAAGGTGGAGCAGGCTTTAGCGGAGCTGGGCCACCCTTTTGAGTTCCGCATGGTGGAGGCCTACCCCGAGCACCCCCTTTACATCGAGGCCCTTTGCCGGCGGGTGCTGGAGCAGCTCTGGCAGCTTCGCGAGCCGCACCGGGCTCTTTTCCTCTTTACCGCCCACTCCATTCCCGAAAAGTCGGCCGCAGATGGGGTCTACCAGGCGCAGGTGCGGGCCACGGCGGCCGGGGTGGCCCGGCAGCTTGGCCTAGCCCGCTGGGATGTGGCCTGGCAGTCGGCGGGGCGCACGCCCGAGCCCTGGATTGGCCCCGACATAAACGAACGCCTGGAGGAGGCCGCGGCGGAGGGCTACGGCGAGGTGGTGGTCACGGCGGTGGGCTTTCCCTCGGACCACCTCGAGGTCTTCTACGACCTCGACTACGAGGCCCAGAACACCGCCACCCGGCTCGGCCTGCGGCTCCTGCGCACCCGCAGCCTGAACGCTGACCCCGACTACATCGAGGTGCTGCGCAACCTGGTGGTGGCGGAGTGGGCCCGCTTTGAGGTGGCCGAAAGGGTGGTTTAGCATGGCCCACCTGGCGGTGGTGGGGGGAGGCATGGCGGGCCTTTCGGCCGCCTTTTACGCCAGGGAAGCGGCCCCTCACCTGAGGATAACCCTGCTGGAGGCCGAGCCCCGCCTGGGCGGCAAGGTGCTCACCGCGCTCGAGGATGGCTTCGTGGTGGAAGGCGGTCCCGATGCGGTGGTGCGCTACAAGCCCTGGGCCCTCTCGCTCATGCGGGCCTTGGGCCTGGAGGGAGAGTGGGTGGGCACCCTGCCGGCGCGGCCCTCGGCCCTGATCCACGATGGCCGGGCGGCCCGGCCCATTCCCGAAGGGCTGCAGATGGTGGTGCCGGGCAATCTGTGGGCCCTGGCCAGAAGCCCCCTGCTGAGCCCCCTGGGCAAGGCCCGGGCGCTTTTGGACCTGGTCTGGCCCAAGGGCTCCCCCGGGGACGAGGCCTTTGGCGATTTCATAAAGCGCCGGTTGGGGCGGCAGGTTTGGGAGCGGCTGGTGGCCCCTCTCTCGGGCGGCATTTACGGGGGCGACCCGGCCGAGCTTTCCACCCTGGCGGCCTTTCCCCAGCTCAAGGCCCTCGAGCAGGAGCACGGCAGCCTGATCCGGGGGGCCATGGTTCAGCGCAGGCTGCGGGGCAGCCGCGAGGCCGGGCAGCTGTTCGTCTCGCTCAGGAGCGGCCTGGGGGGCTTGGTGCGGGCCCTGGAGGCCCGGCTGGCCGGCGTAGAGGTTCGGCTTGGTGCCCCTGTGGTGGGGCTCGAGCAGGCCGGGGGCTGGCAGCTTTACACCCCTGAGGGCTCGCTGCAGGCCGATGCCGTGGTGCTGGCCGTGCCAGCAGGGCCTGCGGCGCGGTTGCTGGAAAAACTTGCCCCCGAGGCAGCCCACGCCCTACAGAGCATTCCCTACGGCACTTCGGCTACCGTCAGCCTGGCCTTCGACAAAAATCACCTACCGCCGCGGATAGGCCACGGAATTCTGCTGGCTGCAGGCCAGGGGTTTGCCGCCAGGGGCTTCACCTGGGCCGACCAGAAGTGGCCGGAGCGGGCCCCCGAAGGCTTAGGGTTGGTGCGGGCCTACTTTTCGGGGCTGGAGGCTACTCCGGATGAGCTGGTGGCAGCGGCGCTGCGCGACCTCGAGCGGCTCTGGGGAAGGGCGCCCAAGCCGCTTCGGACCTGGGTGTTTCGCTGGCCCCTGGGCCTGCCCCGCTACACCGTGGGGCACCTGGAACGCGTCCACCAGGCCCTGGGGGCCGAGGCCCTGCCCGGCCTTTTTCTGGCCGGCGCGGCCTACTGGGGGGTGGGTCTGCCGGAGGTGGTGCGGATGGGCCAGGCGGCGGGCCAAGGCGCGGTGCGCTTCCTTTTGGGGGAGAGGGTTGGTTTGACATAAAACCCCGGGGCCCGCTTAATGGGGGCGAGGGGCCAAACATGGGGGTGCTTTTCGAGCGGAAGGGGCGGGTGTGCACGGTGATCCTGCACCGGCCCGAGGTGCGCAACGCGGTGGACGCAGAAACCGCCCATGCCCTGGCCGAGGCCTTTCGGCGCTTCGAGGCCGACGACTCACTTCACGTGGCGGTGCTGTGGGGAGCGGGCGGGCACTTTTGCAGCGGCGCCGACCTTAAGGCCTTTGCTGAGGGGCGAGGCAACCTGTTGGCGGCGGATATGCGCCAGGACGGGCCCATGGGGCCCACGCGCATGTGGCTGTCCAAACCGGTGATTGCGGCCATCTCCGGTTACGCTGTGGCCGGGGGGCTCGAGCTGGCGCTGTGGTGCGATATCCGGGTGGTCGAGCGGAACGCCGTGTTGGGGGTTTTCAGCCGGCGCTTCGGTGTTCCCCTGATCGATGGGGGCACCCAGCGCCTGCCCCGCCTCATTGGCCTGAGCCGGGCCCTGGACCTGATCCTGACCGGCCGCCCCTGCAGCGGCGAAGAAGCCTTTGCCATAGGGCTGGCCCAGCGGCTGGTGGAGCCGGGCAGGGCGCGGGAGGCTGCGGAGGGGCTGGCTGAGGAGATGGCCGCTTTTCCCCAGCGCTGTCTGCGCAGCGACCGCGAGGCGGCCTACCGCGGCCTCGAGCTGGACTTTGACCAGGCCATGGCGCTGGAGTTTCGGCTCGGGCTTGGAGTCATCGAGTCAGGGGAGCCCTTGGAGGGGGCCCGCCGCTTCAGAGCAGGGGAGGGCCGGCACGGGGCCGCTGTCCCGCCCAAAGAGGGGTAGTAGAATCGGAATATGCGGGAGAAAGACCCCCCTGGCGAGTTGAAGCCCGACTGGAAGGACTACCTGGCCCTGGTCATCGCGGCCTATTCTTTGCTGCTGCCGCCCTTGCTGCTGATCTTTGGGGTGGCGGCGCTGGTGCTGCTCTTCCTCAGCCTGGTCTTCAGGGGCTAGGCCTGGCCGGCCTCCCGACCTGGCGTGGTCCAGCCCTGGGCCGGGTCCCAGGGGTAGACGATCCAGGCATCGGTCTCGGCGGCGTAGTAGTCGGGCCCGTCGCCGGGAAAGCGGTTTCTCTTGGGCTTGTAGTGGAGCACGGCAATCCTCGGGTGTCCACCAGCTAACCTAACGCGTTCCCGCACCGCCACCGCGGTCTTGCCCGAGTCCCACACGTCGTCCACCACCAGCACCCGCTTGCCATAGAGCAGGTGGTCGGAGGGGAACTGGAGAAAGACCGGGTCCTGGACAGTTTCGCCTACGTCGGTGTAGAACATCACCGCCGCGGTGAGGATGTTGCGCTGGTCGGTGGCCTCCGAAACCAGGCAGGCTGGGATCATGCCGCCCCGGGTTATGGCCAGGATGCAGTCGAACTCGAGGGGGTTGACCTGGCCCAGGAGTCGTGCTACCAACTGGGTGATGTCCTGCCAGCTCAGGTACTGCTTCTCTGCGTAGCCCGGGGCCGGGTGCATGTGCTCTCCTAGCGAATGGGCTTGTCCAGCTCAAAGGCGCTGTGCACCGCGCGCAGGGCAGCCTCGGCGTACTGGGAGGGAATGATGGCCGAGATGCGCACCTCGCTGCTGGCAATCATCTCGATGTTGGCTCCTACGCTGGCCAGGGCCTGGAACATCCGCGCGGGGATGCCCGGGGTGGAGGCCAGGGCCACCCCCACGATGGAAATTTT encodes:
- the hemC gene encoding hydroxymethylbilane synthase, with translation MSRVRLATRGSRLALLQAGWVAERLRQQGVEVELVVVETQGDRERLPFAQMQGQGFFTKAVQEAVLRGQADMAVHSYKDLPSARPEGLVIAAVPSREDPRELLLARPEVVDEAAPGLPLCKGVRVGSSAARRQAQLRALRPDLEPVELRGNVPTRVEKLARGEYGAILLAYAGVRRLGLDLSPFFARVLPPTLWVPAPAQGALALECRQDDEKMKALLKPLDDPQARRTVAAERGLMARLAGGCQLALGAYARELAEGLELCAWYAGRLYQAQGSSPEVVAQAVFEQIRQENPEVACASP
- a CDS encoding response regulator transcription factor — its product is MRSKVLLVEDEPALAAALADNLEGEGYVVEVAPDGPTALARWADWNPDLVVLDVMLPGVNGLQVCQRMRALGHTTPVLFLSAKGAPEERVEGLRVGGDDYLAKPFHLPEFLLRVKNLLRRRAEAPMAYEFGGHRIDFRSWTVHLKDGRKEALSEREMAILRLLIERAGEVVSRDEILDRVWGQEVFPSSRTIDNFVLRLRRIFEPDPAHPVHFHTVWGVGYRFTPEPEFTSKEPA
- the hemH gene encoding ferrochelatase is translated as MNVLLMAYGTPYRPEEIGPYYTDIRRGRPPSPELLAELEARYQQIGRSPLNEITFAQAVRLEAALNASLPLYPRPFQVPPGPRVRGPARVYVGTKHWHPFIAEAVRAMAEDGVRQAVGIVAAPHYSARSIAEYREKVEQALAELGHPFEFRMVEAYPEHPLYIEALCRRVLEQLWQLREPHRALFLFTAHSIPEKSAADGVYQAQVRATAAGVARQLGLARWDVAWQSAGRTPEPWIGPDINERLEEAAAEGYGEVVVTAVGFPSDHLEVFYDLDYEAQNTATRLGLRLLRTRSLNADPDYIEVLRNLVVAEWARFEVAERVV
- a CDS encoding sensor histidine kinase KdpD, producing the protein MRRFFFQHRVWLAFGLVVGFLLVQVTWWLTFQRNYIQQNIEYAETAWLQEAALVQRLWAATAPEERPALLAELKEAFPHLEVDGERVYVRPERLAAYRAEQMRYLRMFAFEGPVFLLVMLLGLYLIGRSLRREHEYKRRQQNFLMAASHEFRTPLSTLRLLAQTLQMRELPREKALSYLTHMTHEIDRLEDLTERLLATSRLAQGLGRVEPRLEDLNQAVGRCLARQQSALQARGATLYFEPAPLPLPVALDPEAFALVLSNLLENAVKYSPGPEKPVWVRLRADRGQAVLEVEDRGVGLPKGELEQIFEPFYRVGDEATRRTRGLGLGLYLVKSLTELLGGRVRAEALPEGSRFVLSFPLGALDAALERRPA
- a CDS encoding glutamyl-tRNA reductase — encoded protein: MERLALIGVSQRRGGSAALAAWNAWLQAPLEFPPGWVREHVRLLTCNRSELVLALEEGVGLEALRQRLIPPHLPRGYAFAGEAALEHLARVAASLDSVNPGEDQIMQQVRQAFEAARRAGTVGPVTSFAFQHALRIAKRVRREVALAPAQTSLFSLARPALEAILPRPARVAVVGVGKMGTLAARSLAALPGVELWLVNRTPERAQALAEELGGRCMALEVFLASPPSLDAVVAATPVAGLLGWAFFRRQPGLKAVVDLGMPKNVVAEAVGEAVLFDLEHLQRLGEERRARLKADLARAEGIVLEEVEQVVAEWAERAIAPAIARMRAAYRRTLEELVGELVEPELLDRLAHRFAHFPVKGLRGLARRHGTEAAQTFLEAAGLVEVGHE
- a CDS encoding phosphoribosyltransferase is translated as MHPAPGYAEKQYLSWQDITQLVARLLGQVNPLEFDCILAITRGGMIPACLVSEATDQRNILTAAVMFYTDVGETVQDPVFLQFPSDHLLYGKRVLVVDDVWDSGKTAVAVRERVRLAGGHPRIAVLHYKPKRNRFPGDGPDYYAAETDAWIVYPWDPAQGWTTPGREAGQA
- the hemB gene encoding porphobilinogen synthase; the protein is MLDLKPPETLLELPVRPRRLRQSAVLRESVAETHLRPADFILPFFVTPGQKVAEPIAALPGVYRHSVDGFLRQAERALGLGVRSLLLFGVLPEAAKDPLGRSAADPAGPVPQAIRAARAAFGEEVVIYTDVCLCAHTTHGHCGVLKETPRGVRIDNDASLQRLAAMALAHAEAGADFVAPSDMMDGRVAYLRRALDQAGYSEVGILSYAVKYASAFYGPFREAAKSAPSFGDRKTYQMDIRNAREALREAALDETEGADMLMVKPALAYLDILARLRPQTQLPLVAYQVSGEYAMLKAAARAGALDEALAVRETLLAIKRAGADLIVSYYALEAFELGWL
- a CDS encoding uroporphyrinogen-III synthase, which produces MRIALTQSEGRLAGLEERLAALGLEVLRVPLVATQSLSADLSPLEDCPWWLFTSAAAVEGVRANGASLGGRLLGAVGQATRRALEEAGGQVGLVAPLENAKSLAEAFLARRPSGPVGWPRGRRAGPLLEERLRAAGYLVRSVVVYETRTLAWPQGLPAPDLVLLASPSAVEALPEAIGRSARCLAIGPATARALAARGLAHTLLPRPSVEAVLEAVRCFRGDPCST
- the hemG gene encoding protoporphyrinogen oxidase; the protein is MAHLAVVGGGMAGLSAAFYAREAAPHLRITLLEAEPRLGGKVLTALEDGFVVEGGPDAVVRYKPWALSLMRALGLEGEWVGTLPARPSALIHDGRAARPIPEGLQMVVPGNLWALARSPLLSPLGKARALLDLVWPKGSPGDEAFGDFIKRRLGRQVWERLVAPLSGGIYGGDPAELSTLAAFPQLKALEQEHGSLIRGAMVQRRLRGSREAGQLFVSLRSGLGGLVRALEARLAGVEVRLGAPVVGLEQAGGWQLYTPEGSLQADAVVLAVPAGPAARLLEKLAPEAAHALQSIPYGTSATVSLAFDKNHLPPRIGHGILLAAGQGFAARGFTWADQKWPERAPEGLGLVRAYFSGLEATPDELVAAALRDLERLWGRAPKPLRTWVFRWPLGLPRYTVGHLERVHQALGAEALPGLFLAGAAYWGVGLPEVVRMGQAAGQGAVRFLLGERVGLT
- a CDS encoding chlorite dismutase family protein; the protein is MSEKETREYREKETRRMVDLDPAGLLSRKAPDRAKRQFMNYAFFKLDPAFRRQGREAIEQAKAEFAEVCERWAKRGEGFILRTYSLVGLRADVDFMLWRISFNVPDFQAMQRELNRTALAAYLHQPYSFLSMQKRSLYVDRFNPEGEGVELLPGQGRYLFVYPFIKTRAWYNLSPQARQGMMDEHIYVSAPFTGVTLNTSYSYGIDDQEFVVAFDSDYPQEFLDLVHRLRFTEASQYTLKDTPMFTCLRKEIREVLDDLA
- a CDS encoding crotonase/enoyl-CoA hydratase family protein; translation: MGVLFERKGRVCTVILHRPEVRNAVDAETAHALAEAFRRFEADDSLHVAVLWGAGGHFCSGADLKAFAEGRGNLLAADMRQDGPMGPTRMWLSKPVIAAISGYAVAGGLELALWCDIRVVERNAVLGVFSRRFGVPLIDGGTQRLPRLIGLSRALDLILTGRPCSGEEAFAIGLAQRLVEPGRAREAAEGLAEEMAAFPQRCLRSDREAAYRGLELDFDQAMALEFRLGLGVIESGEPLEGARRFRAGEGRHGAAVPPKEG
- the hemE gene encoding uroporphyrinogen decarboxylase, producing the protein MTEARTTASLFLRALLGEDTPRAPIWLMRQAGRYLPEYRAIKEKATFWEMVRTPELAAEITLQPLCRFSLDAAILFSDIMTPLPAMGLRIEFNPGPVVAEPLRTPAQLEALEVPEAEAIAPFVAEAIRLVRKELGGKPVALIGFGGAPLTLAAYLVQGAGSKDFEDFRAFLRQEPRLAHRLLEKLTLLSIRYLRMQAAAGAEAIQLFDTWAGLLDPEAYRTFALPYHRRVLEALEVPRLYLAVGASHLYPLVAELPCEGVSVDWRLPLSQVRPLFPGRALQGNLDPAVLLAPPEVIAQEARRVLQAGLGGAHIFNLGHGLLRTTPPEHVAHLVEVVHAFDRRSEVL